In the Hordeum vulgare subsp. vulgare chromosome 7H, MorexV3_pseudomolecules_assembly, whole genome shotgun sequence genome, one interval contains:
- the LOC123412333 gene encoding heat stress transcription factor C-2b-like, giving the protein MAAAAASVGGGAAPFVWKTYRMVEDPGTDGVIGWGKGNNSFVVADPFVFSQTMLPAHFKHNNFSSFVRQLNTYGFRKVDPDRWEFAHGSFLRGQTHLLRNIVRRGTAVAGGGGKRKDASAADLTGDDMTMVATEVVRLKKEQSTIDDRVAAMWRRVQETERKPKQMLAFLLTIVGDRDTLQRLVANSGNAASGDQEPVEGGEKRARLLLDGDFGNVSAFGPDAVDFAGFYADGDAFANVPVPVEAAAGSGGGGAGCSFAFGVDSGY; this is encoded by the exons atggcggcggcggcggcgagcgtcggaggcggggcggcgccgtTCGTGTGGAAGACGTACCGGATGGTGGAGGACCCGGGGACGGACGGCGTCATCGGGTGGGGGAAGGGGAACAACAGCTTCGTCGTCGCCGACCCCTTCGTCTTCTCGCAGACCATGCTGCCCGCCCACTTCAAGCACAACAACTTCTCCAGCTTCGTCCGCCAGCTCAACACCTAT GGCTTCCGCAAGGTGGATCCGGACCGGTGGGAGTTCGCCCACGGCTCGTTCCTCCGGGGCCAGACGCACCTCCTGCGCAACATCGTCCGCCGTGGTACCGCcgtcgccggcggcggcggcaagcGCAAGGACGCGTCGGCGGCCGACCTgaccggcgacgacatgaccatggTCGCCACGGAGGTGGTGAGGCTGAAGAAGGAGCAGAGCACCATCGACGACAGGGTGGCCGCCATGTGGCGCCGCGTGCAGGAGACGGAGCGGAAGCCCAAGCAGATGCTGGCGTTCCTCCTCACCATCGTCGGCGACCGCGACACGCTGCAGCGCCTGGTCGCCAACAGCGGCAACGCGGCCAGCGGCGACCAGGAGCCGGTGGAGGGCGGCGAGAAGAGGGCGAGGCTGCTGCTTGACGGCGACTTCGGCAACGTGTCCGCGTTTGGGCCGGACGCCGTCGACTTCGCGGGGTTCTACGCCGACGGCGACGCATTCGCCAATGTGCCGGTGCCGGTGGAGGCGGCCGCcgggtcgggcggcggcggtgccgGCTGCTCGTTTGCCTTTGGAGTGGACAGTGGGTACTGA